A window of the Pseudoalteromonas sp. A25 genome harbors these coding sequences:
- a CDS encoding DUF2062 domain-containing protein, translating to MAKKTIQRFLPDHNKIKQQKSLKIFGRLLHDANLWHLNRRSARGAFSVGLFFAFIPVPFQMVLAAAFAIPFRVNLPLSVALVWLTNPLTMPPIFYCSYIVGVFALGQETQPFHFEASWEWLTQSLSTIGPAFMVGSLICASIASVIGYFGIDYLWRRSVNKAWSSRGH from the coding sequence ATGGCTAAGAAGACGATCCAACGATTTTTACCCGATCACAATAAGATCAAACAGCAAAAGTCACTTAAAATATTTGGTCGTTTGTTGCATGACGCCAATTTATGGCACTTAAATCGACGCTCAGCCCGAGGAGCGTTTTCGGTTGGCTTATTTTTCGCATTCATCCCTGTTCCTTTTCAAATGGTGTTGGCTGCCGCCTTTGCGATTCCATTTCGCGTAAACTTACCTTTATCGGTCGCGTTAGTATGGTTAACAAACCCACTTACAATGCCACCCATATTTTATTGCTCTTACATCGTCGGGGTATTTGCACTTGGTCAAGAAACTCAACCTTTTCACTTTGAAGCTAGCTGGGAGTGGCTAACCCAAAGTCTATCAACAATTGGCCCAGCATTTATGGTCGGCTCGTTGATCTGTGCAAGTATTGCCTCTGTGATCGGTTACTTTGGTATCGACTATTTATGGCGAAGATCAGTTAACAAAGCGTGGTCATCAAGAGGCCATTAA
- the uup gene encoding ATP-binding cassette ATPase Uup produces the protein MDLIRIAKAQLAFGTHPLLDNADAVIEAGERVCIVGRNGAGKSTLLKVLDGAVLLDDGEINRVGELKVSRLEQDPPKGAQGSVFDYVASGLPDIAELLIEFNHVSEALQTDQSPALLSKLEKLSNKIESADAWRFESRIKLVLSQLELESSMRLEKLSGGWLRKVALAKALVSEPDLLLLDEPTNHLDMNSVIWLEQFLKEFKGGIVFISHDRAFIRAVATRILDLDRGKLISYPGDYAKYLEQKAHDLKVEESQNALFDKRLAEEEAWIRQGIKARRTRNEGRVRALKALRNERKQRVEQVGKTDFNIETAERSGKLVFEAQHVHHAFKDKVIAKDFSTLVMRGDRVGLVGPNGVGKTTLLKLLFGDLAADSGKIKQGVNLEVAYFDQYREKLDEEATVQDNVAEGKQEVMMGGRSRHVLGYLQDFLFPPARARTPVKALSGGEKNRLLLAKLFLKPSNVLVLDEPTNDLDIETLELLEDIVNQYQGTILIVSHDREFIDNTCNSVWAFEGAGQITDIVGGYTDYEQYLAMRQAQAKELEKQVKQDAEKQAKQTKTSNNKTTKLSYKLKLELEQLPSKVEALEQALEQQQEIVNAPDFFKQDAQTTQSALNELAELESKLEAAFERWEELEALQNQ, from the coding sequence ATGGATTTAATAAGAATAGCAAAAGCACAACTGGCGTTCGGCACTCACCCTTTGCTTGATAATGCAGATGCGGTGATCGAAGCAGGAGAAAGGGTTTGTATCGTTGGTAGAAACGGTGCTGGTAAATCAACCTTACTGAAAGTACTTGATGGAGCGGTTTTATTAGACGATGGTGAAATCAATCGCGTTGGTGAGTTAAAGGTTTCTCGCCTTGAACAAGATCCTCCCAAAGGCGCACAAGGCTCAGTATTTGACTATGTAGCTAGTGGACTGCCTGATATTGCAGAGTTACTAATAGAATTCAACCACGTTAGCGAAGCTCTGCAAACGGATCAATCACCAGCGTTACTGAGTAAGTTGGAGAAGCTGTCCAACAAAATTGAATCTGCGGATGCTTGGCGCTTTGAAAGCCGTATTAAATTGGTTTTAAGTCAGTTAGAGCTTGAATCAAGTATGCGTTTAGAAAAGTTATCGGGAGGTTGGCTGCGTAAAGTTGCACTGGCGAAAGCATTAGTTAGTGAACCAGACTTATTACTTCTAGATGAGCCGACTAACCATTTAGATATGAATAGCGTAATTTGGTTAGAGCAGTTCTTAAAAGAATTTAAAGGCGGCATTGTATTCATTTCTCATGATAGAGCATTTATTCGTGCCGTTGCCACGCGTATTCTCGATTTAGATAGAGGTAAGTTAATTTCTTACCCCGGCGATTATGCAAAATACCTAGAGCAAAAAGCGCATGACCTAAAGGTAGAAGAGTCTCAAAATGCCTTGTTTGATAAAAGGCTCGCGGAGGAAGAAGCTTGGATCCGTCAGGGGATCAAAGCGAGAAGAACTCGCAACGAAGGACGTGTTCGCGCGCTTAAGGCTCTGAGAAATGAGCGCAAACAGCGTGTTGAGCAAGTTGGTAAAACAGACTTTAACATTGAGACGGCGGAGCGCTCTGGTAAATTAGTGTTTGAAGCACAGCATGTTCATCATGCGTTCAAAGATAAGGTTATCGCTAAGGACTTTTCAACGCTTGTTATGCGTGGCGACAGAGTCGGGCTCGTAGGGCCTAATGGTGTGGGAAAAACCACGTTACTTAAACTACTATTCGGTGATTTAGCCGCCGATAGTGGCAAAATCAAGCAAGGTGTGAATCTTGAGGTTGCGTATTTTGATCAATACCGAGAAAAGTTAGACGAAGAAGCGACGGTACAAGACAATGTCGCTGAAGGTAAGCAAGAAGTGATGATGGGTGGGAGAAGTCGCCATGTCCTAGGCTATTTGCAAGACTTTTTGTTTCCACCAGCGAGGGCTAGAACGCCTGTTAAAGCGTTGTCTGGGGGAGAGAAAAACCGTTTACTCCTAGCCAAACTATTTCTGAAACCTTCTAACGTCCTGGTGCTCGACGAGCCAACCAATGATCTAGATATTGAAACTTTGGAATTACTTGAAGACATTGTAAATCAGTATCAAGGAACAATCCTAATTGTCAGCCACGACCGTGAATTTATTGATAACACCTGTAATTCAGTATGGGCCTTTGAAGGTGCGGGGCAAATCACGGATATCGTCGGTGGTTATACCGATTACGAACAATATTTAGCGATGCGCCAGGCGCAAGCAAAAGAACTTGAAAAACAAGTTAAGCAAGATGCAGAAAAACAGGCAAAGCAGACTAAAACAAGTAATAACAAAACTACGAAGCTTAGTTACAAATTAAAACTTGAATTAGAGCAGTTGCCAAGTAAAGTAGAGGCACTTGAGCAAGCGTTAGAACAGCAACAAGAAATTGTAAACGCCCCTGACTTTTTTAAACAAGATGCACAAACAACACAAAGCGCGTTGAACGAACTAGCAGAACTAGAGTCGAAGCTTGAAGCCGCGTTTGAGCGTTGGGAAGAACTAGAAGCATTACAAAATCAGTAG
- the msbA gene encoding lipid A export permease/ATP-binding protein MsbA: protein MQPSAKQVYQRLLKYTFDFKMVGIFAVVGMLGYAAMDALFIKLMQPFIDEGLTQRNTEVLTWAPIIVIALVLGRGVFNYMASYCLSYLGSQVVQRLRQQLYEHMLFLPVSFHDQHSNGDMISKITFDTEQVQQAITRALQVMIREGAFVLFLLIVMFDASWQLSSIFLVIVPLVAIIVNVVSKRFRKISKNIQDAMGEVTKGSEQMLAGHKVIHGFEGQDKEISRFAKVNNHNRQQRVKMDATRALSVSVIQILAASAMALILAIIAMPSMIDTITSGTFVALLSSMMMMLRPLKQLANVNGELQRGIAAAQSIFDILDTPTELDTGTLEITSCKGEIKINNLTFCYPTKQEPVIRDLSLHIKPGENIALVGRSGSGKSTLSNLLPRFYDISMGEILLDDIPIQQYKLKDLRRQFSVVSQQVVLFNDTIGNNIMYGLEQPLSQAQLIDVAKQAHVWEFVKDLPDGLDTVVGENGVMLSGGQRQRIAIARAIVKNAPILILDEATSALDTESERLIQDALDTLMADKTSIVIAHRLSTIEKSDRIYVLEQGKVVEQGTHQTLLISGGTYAALCQMQHGA from the coding sequence ATGCAACCCAGTGCCAAGCAAGTTTACCAACGGCTATTAAAATACACCTTTGACTTCAAAATGGTCGGCATTTTTGCTGTCGTAGGCATGCTCGGTTACGCTGCAATGGACGCATTATTTATCAAGTTAATGCAACCATTCATTGATGAAGGGCTAACACAAAGAAATACTGAGGTGCTAACGTGGGCACCGATTATTGTGATCGCACTTGTATTAGGGCGTGGCGTGTTTAACTACATGGCGTCATACTGTTTAAGCTACTTAGGCTCACAAGTGGTACAAAGGCTAAGGCAGCAACTATACGAGCACATGTTGTTTTTACCAGTCTCTTTTCATGATCAACACTCTAATGGAGATATGATCTCTAAAATTACTTTTGATACTGAACAAGTTCAGCAGGCGATTACACGTGCGTTGCAAGTTATGATTAGAGAAGGGGCATTTGTCTTATTTTTATTAATTGTGATGTTTGACGCAAGTTGGCAACTATCGTCAATATTTCTAGTTATCGTACCGCTTGTTGCGATTATTGTGAATGTAGTATCTAAACGGTTTAGAAAAATATCTAAGAATATTCAAGATGCAATGGGCGAGGTCACAAAGGGATCAGAGCAGATGCTGGCAGGGCATAAAGTGATCCATGGCTTTGAAGGTCAAGATAAAGAAATAAGCCGCTTTGCTAAGGTTAATAATCATAACCGCCAACAGCGGGTGAAAATGGATGCAACGCGGGCACTGAGTGTCTCGGTTATTCAGATCTTAGCTGCAAGTGCAATGGCATTGATTTTAGCGATTATTGCTATGCCGTCGATGATAGATACGATTACGTCGGGTACGTTTGTTGCGTTGCTATCTTCAATGATGATGATGCTTAGGCCGCTAAAGCAGTTAGCGAATGTGAATGGTGAGCTACAACGTGGTATCGCAGCTGCACAGAGTATTTTTGATATTCTTGATACGCCCACAGAGCTTGACACAGGTACACTCGAGATCACATCTTGCAAAGGTGAGATCAAAATTAATAATTTGACCTTTTGTTACCCCACTAAACAAGAACCCGTTATTAGAGACTTATCACTTCATATTAAACCGGGTGAAAATATTGCGCTTGTAGGACGTTCGGGGTCTGGTAAATCCACCTTATCTAATTTACTTCCTCGCTTTTATGATATTTCGATGGGCGAGATACTATTAGACGATATTCCTATCCAGCAATATAAACTAAAAGATTTACGTCGCCAGTTTTCCGTTGTTTCGCAGCAAGTCGTTTTGTTTAACGACACCATTGGTAACAACATTATGTATGGCTTAGAGCAGCCTTTATCGCAAGCGCAGCTAATTGATGTGGCTAAGCAAGCGCATGTTTGGGAGTTCGTAAAAGACTTACCAGATGGTTTGGACACCGTTGTAGGTGAAAACGGTGTGATGCTTTCTGGTGGACAAAGGCAGCGGATTGCAATTGCACGGGCAATCGTAAAGAACGCGCCTATTCTCATTCTAGATGAAGCAACATCGGCATTAGATACAGAGTCGGAGCGATTGATACAAGATGCACTGGATACGCTAATGGCTGACAAAACCTCTATTGTGATTGCCCATCGATTATCTACCATCGAAAAATCAGATAGGATTTATGTATTAGAGCAAGGTAAAGTCGTTGAGCAAGGTACTCATCAAACATTACTTATATCGGGTGGAACATACGCAGCGTTATGCCAAATGCAGCACGGAGCATAG
- a CDS encoding DNA internalization-related competence protein ComEC/Rec2, whose protein sequence is MFFYEHWQFYSSLLFLLVAAYYFKPFWFVLLGFILAIFTVSVHYWCFYKQTSITSTKLQSVSIHAQVEEVFSSDYIRIKLTHINEQPFPWYKQVFANVSIDIKKDAPSLKIGQQLKATAKLKQYRSRKNFDSFDSEVYAFTQKLHFKGRLIDFSAHQGQAHWLKGVYRSWLWHNLKDYKLSWLYYTLLSGDKSKISQQDKKQMQRLGLSHMLAISGLHIGIVFALTRYLSQGICFLAVLLGVRFCQSRDLNKYHAYAGLIGSTLYVLLSGLAVSALRALLMLCVLVMAYLFSKRVVNLRSLLFALCGVLLIDPFVVLNPGLYFSFIAVYGIFCCVRTWAGNRKKQSFLTQLFLLQLVLGLLLAPLSSYYFNGISVFALVTNMIFIPLLSFVILPSLLILVTSHLLGFMDGWFLLLDEYLFLLLELLVSWLIEVSWLKTSPFAWQYVIVFYLALLLITQVKIWRFIALIPVIIACVNSISQPSVKWQIDVFDVGHGTAVLVSTGKQALLYDIGAKYFDSFSIFERVIQPYLDANNLTLSHIVLSHQDNDHVGGVKELLAYAGKAPFSAFHNREVKSTCNITSLKMANTLHLESLWPTRPMLSDNNNSCVVKVSDGHYSLLLAGDIERDAEQLLVQQSATKLNSDILLVPHHGSNTSSTEAFIAAVDPQIAIYSRSYYSIWRLPHPQVVKRYAQADIRQLDTALEGHIRIMVTEHALQFEFARQAHRYWFL, encoded by the coding sequence GTGTTTTTTTACGAACATTGGCAGTTTTATAGCAGCTTACTTTTCCTATTGGTTGCTGCTTATTATTTTAAGCCGTTTTGGTTCGTATTGTTAGGGTTTATTTTAGCTATTTTTACGGTATCGGTACACTATTGGTGCTTTTATAAACAAACAAGCATTACAAGCACAAAACTACAAAGTGTAAGTATTCATGCGCAAGTTGAAGAGGTTTTTTCTAGTGACTATATACGCATCAAACTAACTCACATCAATGAACAACCTTTCCCGTGGTACAAACAGGTATTTGCGAACGTTTCTATAGATATAAAGAAAGACGCGCCGAGCCTTAAAATAGGGCAGCAACTAAAAGCCACAGCAAAGTTAAAGCAATATCGAAGCCGCAAGAATTTTGACAGCTTTGATAGTGAAGTTTACGCATTTACACAAAAGCTGCATTTTAAGGGACGCTTGATTGACTTTAGTGCTCATCAAGGACAAGCACATTGGCTTAAAGGTGTTTATCGGTCATGGTTGTGGCATAACTTAAAAGATTATAAGTTGTCTTGGCTTTACTACACATTGCTCAGTGGCGATAAGTCAAAAATTAGTCAACAAGATAAAAAGCAAATGCAACGGCTTGGGTTAAGTCACATGCTAGCAATTTCTGGCTTACATATTGGCATTGTGTTCGCTTTAACTCGCTATCTGAGTCAAGGTATTTGTTTTTTAGCTGTTTTATTGGGCGTAAGATTCTGTCAATCACGTGACTTGAATAAATATCACGCTTACGCAGGGTTAATTGGCAGTACATTGTATGTGTTATTGAGTGGTTTGGCTGTATCGGCATTACGTGCGTTGTTGATGTTGTGCGTGTTAGTAATGGCATATTTATTTTCTAAGAGAGTCGTTAATCTCAGGAGCCTACTTTTTGCCTTATGCGGCGTACTGCTCATTGATCCTTTTGTGGTGTTAAACCCGGGGTTATATTTTTCGTTTATCGCTGTTTATGGCATTTTTTGCTGTGTACGGACTTGGGCAGGTAACCGAAAAAAACAAAGTTTTTTGACTCAACTATTCTTGTTGCAGCTAGTATTGGGGTTGCTGTTGGCACCTCTGAGTAGTTACTATTTCAATGGGATCAGTGTTTTTGCATTGGTTACCAATATGATTTTTATCCCTTTGCTATCATTTGTCATCTTGCCATCATTACTGATACTGGTAACCAGTCACTTATTGGGCTTTATGGATGGCTGGTTTTTACTTTTAGATGAATATCTATTTTTATTACTTGAGCTGCTTGTCAGTTGGTTAATAGAGGTGAGTTGGCTCAAAACTAGTCCGTTTGCATGGCAATATGTTATTGTTTTCTATCTAGCTTTATTGCTAATCACCCAAGTTAAAATATGGCGATTCATTGCACTTATCCCAGTTATCATTGCTTGTGTTAACTCGATAAGTCAGCCATCCGTAAAATGGCAGATAGATGTATTTGATGTTGGTCATGGAACGGCTGTGTTGGTTTCAACAGGCAAGCAAGCGTTGCTTTATGATATTGGAGCAAAGTACTTTGACAGCTTCTCTATATTTGAGCGTGTTATACAACCCTATTTAGACGCCAACAATTTAACGTTGTCTCATATTGTATTAAGTCACCAAGATAACGATCATGTCGGCGGTGTAAAAGAGTTACTAGCCTATGCGGGCAAAGCGCCTTTTAGCGCTTTTCATAATAGGGAGGTAAAATCCACCTGTAATATAACTTCATTAAAAATGGCCAATACCTTGCATTTGGAGTCGCTTTGGCCAACTCGTCCAATGTTAAGTGACAATAATAATTCCTGCGTTGTAAAAGTTAGTGATGGACACTACTCATTGTTATTGGCTGGTGATATTGAACGTGATGCAGAGCAGTTATTGGTCCAACAATCAGCGACTAAATTGAATAGTGATATTCTATTGGTACCGCATCATGGTAGTAATACGTCTTCGACTGAGGCGTTTATTGCAGCGGTCGACCCACAGATTGCAATTTACTCAAGAAGTTATTATTCGATTTGGCGATTGCCGCATCCGCAAGTTGTAAAACGTTACGCACAAGCCGATATAAGACAGCTTGATACGGCGTTAGAAGGTCACATACGAATTATGGTGACAGAGCATGCTTTACAATTTGAATTTGCGCGGCAAGCCCATAGATATTGGTTTTTATAG
- a CDS encoding glutaredoxin family protein, whose amino-acid sequence MAKFVLYHTQGCHLCEQAHELVSQVIPAHEVALIDILSDEALMAEYQTSIPVIKRLSDEKPLFWPFDQHQIQQLVE is encoded by the coding sequence ATGGCTAAGTTTGTTTTATACCACACGCAAGGGTGTCACTTATGTGAACAAGCCCATGAACTAGTATCGCAGGTAATACCAGCTCATGAGGTAGCGTTGATTGATATTTTAAGCGACGAAGCATTGATGGCTGAATATCAAACATCTATACCCGTAATAAAAAGACTCTCTGATGAAAAACCACTATTTTGGCCTTTTGATCAGCACCAAATTCAACAACTCGTAGAATAA
- the rlmKL gene encoding bifunctional 23S rRNA (guanine(2069)-N(7))-methyltransferase RlmK/23S rRNA (guanine(2445)-N(2))-methyltransferase RlmL produces MQFIALTSIGIEHLLAEELQQAGLELVKQSVGSVRFNADNLAAQKFCLTTRFATRVMLMIDESEEINDKAALYKFARFQAWQDWFGPTQTFAIEFNGTNNELKNTQFSGLVIKDGIVDYFNDLYEQRPSVDKTDPNIRVIAKLNKNKCALYIDYSGPRLSDRGYRTRQGKAPIREHLAAALVKRSGWLDDSSRPLYDPCCGSGTLLIEAACMANNIYSNLNREFAFKRLPSFRKAKYEEIRSELKSTQKDNKLWLIGSDLEQKIVSVAEQNAERAGVSQHIKFSVQDANALSQVAKRPGVVLSNLPYGERLGSMAELVNLYRNMGIAFKKHFKDWHLALLGTDDSLFKLLKLSREKRYKFKNGPIDVELNMYELNERQVSQNEQKTGLNFEGSTAFANRLKKNKQALKSWLKKEQINAYRVYDADIPEYNVAVDVYNDSAVIFEYAAPKEIDDNVAQKRLQDVITLTAEQLQIAPENIAVKVRKKQKGESQYTAMDKQHRYDTVEEFGAKFKVNLFDYLDTGLFLDHRLARRYIQNNAKDKRFLNLFSYTGSASVHAALGGAKSVTTVDMSKTYLKWAEDNFALNNLKNPRYRFEQADCLKWLEHAQGQYDLIFLDPPTFSNSKRMKDVFDVQRDHIQLLTWVKKILSPRGTLIFSNNKRGFKIDDVGLIGLGLKAENISSETLSPDFKRNKQIHNSWLITHG; encoded by the coding sequence TTGCAATTTATCGCGCTCACATCCATTGGTATCGAACATCTCTTAGCTGAAGAACTTCAACAAGCAGGGCTTGAATTAGTAAAACAAAGCGTTGGCTCGGTTCGTTTTAATGCTGATAACTTAGCTGCGCAAAAGTTTTGTTTAACGACTCGTTTCGCGACTCGTGTGATGTTAATGATAGACGAAAGCGAAGAGATTAATGACAAAGCTGCGCTCTATAAATTTGCTCGTTTTCAAGCTTGGCAAGATTGGTTTGGCCCAACGCAAACATTTGCCATAGAATTTAATGGCACAAACAATGAGCTTAAAAATACCCAGTTTTCTGGGTTGGTGATAAAGGATGGTATTGTTGATTACTTTAATGACCTTTATGAACAGCGCCCAAGTGTGGACAAGACAGATCCGAATATCAGAGTAATTGCCAAACTTAATAAGAATAAGTGTGCATTATATATCGATTACTCTGGACCTCGTTTATCTGATAGAGGATATCGTACTCGTCAAGGTAAGGCTCCTATTCGTGAACACCTAGCCGCCGCCTTAGTTAAACGCAGCGGCTGGCTTGATGATAGCTCTAGACCGCTATATGACCCTTGTTGCGGTTCGGGTACATTGCTAATTGAAGCAGCTTGTATGGCAAACAATATCTATAGCAATTTGAATAGAGAGTTTGCCTTTAAAAGGTTGCCGAGCTTTAGAAAAGCAAAGTATGAAGAAATTAGATCAGAACTAAAATCAACTCAAAAGGACAATAAATTGTGGTTGATAGGTTCGGACTTGGAACAAAAAATTGTGAGCGTTGCCGAGCAAAATGCCGAGCGAGCAGGAGTGTCGCAGCATATTAAATTTAGTGTACAAGATGCAAACGCTTTAAGTCAGGTCGCAAAACGTCCGGGTGTGGTATTGAGTAACTTACCTTATGGTGAGCGGTTAGGTTCAATGGCTGAGCTGGTTAATTTATATCGCAATATGGGGATAGCGTTCAAAAAGCACTTTAAAGATTGGCACTTAGCGTTACTTGGTACTGACGATAGTTTGTTTAAATTGTTGAAATTATCAAGAGAAAAACGTTACAAATTTAAAAATGGTCCGATTGATGTAGAGCTCAATATGTATGAGCTTAACGAGCGTCAAGTTTCTCAAAATGAACAAAAGACCGGGCTAAACTTTGAAGGCTCAACTGCATTTGCAAATCGTTTGAAAAAGAATAAGCAAGCGTTAAAAAGTTGGCTCAAAAAAGAGCAGATCAACGCTTATCGAGTATATGATGCAGATATACCCGAATACAATGTAGCTGTTGATGTTTATAACGACTCAGCAGTGATATTTGAATACGCTGCACCAAAAGAGATCGATGATAATGTGGCCCAAAAACGCTTGCAAGATGTTATCACGCTAACCGCTGAACAGTTACAAATTGCACCAGAAAATATTGCGGTAAAAGTGCGTAAAAAACAAAAAGGCGAGTCACAATATACCGCAATGGATAAACAGCACCGTTATGATACGGTGGAAGAGTTTGGTGCTAAGTTTAAAGTTAACCTGTTTGATTATTTAGATACAGGGCTCTTTTTAGACCACCGTCTTGCTCGTCGCTATATTCAAAACAACGCGAAAGATAAGCGGTTCTTAAATTTATTTTCCTATACGGGCTCGGCGTCGGTTCATGCTGCACTTGGAGGCGCAAAGTCAGTTACAACAGTTGATATGTCAAAAACTTATCTAAAATGGGCAGAAGATAATTTTGCATTAAATAATTTGAAGAACCCACGTTATCGTTTTGAACAAGCGGACTGTTTGAAGTGGCTAGAACACGCACAAGGTCAATATGATCTTATTTTCTTAGACCCACCCACTTTTTCTAACTCAAAACGTATGAAAGATGTTTTTGATGTTCAGCGTGACCATATTCAGTTACTGACTTGGGTGAAAAAAATATTAAGTCCAAGAGGCACACTCATTTTTTCCAATAATAAGCGTGGTTTTAAAATAGATGATGTTGGCTTGATTGGGCTGGGCCTAAAAGCCGAAAATATTTCAAGTGAAACACTGTCACCAGATTTTAAGCGCAATAAACAAATACATAATAGTTGGCTAATAACGCATGGCTAA
- a CDS encoding DUF3466 family protein: MKHTFLAVSIFAGLSSQALAATYQLTELPRYEGGKYTFISDVNDNGQIIGAATSLFGLPIDVSYIDFDDATIKNAYDQAKKSYEDIDEEISFTLEDIQNGVAATNADANRFMLSFLGARANSAEYQKLQDRIALNIDAVSAQEQVLFDSTDADTNGLTRSTSNYLTSISEDGTIAGWGSAPFSKTTFTPEGQSEEKTFFVRDWSSRGIVITPQGEKVTLEPAFTEHGGYAIATDIRKLDEGGYVVVGQSSIGIPENRQTNYDDNCDGKDEPLQVCRWVRQLSTSRPFYDLRAFKWQLDENFNVVSSESLGLGLTPKDDENDAFISAALAVNKAGVAVGYSPYREGDDLYPYGVAGYFKEGNFTPFKDLERWYELGKATDINNNNIAIGYMAENVRNVIREQVAFYYDLNEGKYVELPYFFKGSKAVATDINDAGFIIGQAEVEKNSSNRRREGFIYQIGDDKVTNINDLLPCKDSSGNNYPYTIAEAIKITESNHIYAIATKTVERRDRLGNIEKDSNGEIEYESVTLPVLLTPNPSGEVEDCAPPEAEKYERQSGSAFFLTLVALPFAWLRRKALKLAEK; the protein is encoded by the coding sequence ATGAAGCACACATTTTTAGCTGTAAGTATTTTTGCTGGCTTAAGTAGTCAAGCACTGGCAGCTACCTACCAATTAACAGAGTTGCCTCGTTACGAGGGTGGAAAATACACATTTATCTCAGATGTAAACGATAATGGGCAAATTATAGGTGCTGCAACAAGCTTATTTGGCTTACCTATTGACGTTAGCTACATTGACTTTGATGATGCCACTATAAAAAATGCTTATGACCAAGCAAAAAAGTCATACGAAGACATAGATGAGGAGATATCTTTTACTTTAGAAGATATACAAAATGGTGTGGCTGCAACGAACGCTGACGCGAATCGTTTTATGTTGAGTTTTCTTGGTGCGCGTGCGAACTCTGCGGAATATCAAAAACTACAAGATAGAATTGCATTAAACATAGATGCGGTATCTGCGCAAGAACAAGTACTCTTTGATAGCACAGATGCCGATACTAACGGCCTTACTCGTTCAACATCAAATTATTTAACCTCTATTAGTGAAGATGGCACGATAGCTGGGTGGGGCTCAGCACCTTTTTCTAAAACTACTTTTACGCCAGAAGGTCAATCAGAAGAGAAGACGTTTTTCGTGAGAGACTGGAGCTCTAGAGGTATAGTGATAACGCCTCAGGGTGAAAAAGTCACATTGGAGCCCGCGTTTACAGAGCATGGTGGATACGCCATTGCTACGGATATTCGCAAATTAGATGAAGGTGGTTATGTTGTTGTAGGCCAATCGAGTATTGGTATTCCAGAGAACCGCCAAACAAATTATGATGATAATTGTGATGGTAAAGATGAGCCGTTACAGGTTTGTCGTTGGGTAAGACAACTGTCTACTAGCCGTCCATTTTATGATTTAAGGGCATTTAAGTGGCAGCTTGATGAAAACTTTAATGTGGTGAGTTCTGAAAGTCTTGGCCTAGGTTTGACACCTAAAGATGATGAAAACGACGCGTTTATAAGTGCTGCTTTGGCTGTGAACAAGGCTGGCGTGGCGGTTGGCTACTCGCCTTATCGAGAAGGTGACGATTTATATCCATATGGTGTAGCAGGTTACTTTAAAGAAGGTAACTTTACACCTTTTAAAGATCTAGAAAGATGGTATGAGCTTGGTAAAGCGACAGATATTAACAACAATAATATAGCTATAGGTTACATGGCTGAAAATGTACGAAATGTCATTCGTGAGCAGGTTGCCTTTTATTACGATTTAAACGAAGGCAAGTATGTTGAATTGCCGTACTTCTTTAAAGGGTCAAAAGCGGTTGCAACTGATATCAATGATGCTGGATTTATCATCGGCCAAGCTGAAGTAGAGAAAAATAGTAGTAATCGAAGAAGAGAAGGTTTTATTTACCAAATTGGTGATGACAAGGTTACTAATATAAACGATTTGCTTCCATGTAAGGATAGTAGCGGTAACAATTACCCATACACAATTGCTGAAGCGATAAAAATCACTGAATCTAATCACATCTATGCGATAGCAACTAAAACGGTAGAACGCAGAGATCGTTTAGGTAATATTGAAAAAGACAGTAATGGTGAAATTGAATATGAATCAGTTACCTTACCTGTTCTTTTAACACCAAACCCGAGCGGCGAAGTTGAAGATTGCGCGCCACCAGAGGCTGAAAAATATGAGCGCCAGTCAGGAAGTGCATTTTTCTTAACTTTAGTTGCACTGCCTTTTGCTTGGTTACGTAGAAAAGCATTGAAACTTGCAGAGAAATAA